GCCCACCATACAGCACTAGATGGTGAATAAGTCATGACTGATAGACCAAACCCCCTGTAAAATCCTCTGATGCCATCAGTCCTTATAATCTTGCGTGCAACATCCAGACCCCCATTATACTTCTCATGGCCAGAATATCCTTGTACCATCAACTTTTGGCTAATCTGAACAGAACCACTACAAAGAAATTCAGCATTTttgttaccttttttttctctgggaaaaagaaaagaaagtagagGATGGGTTAAGCATGTTGCAGATGTTAAATGCAAAACCTATTATGAAGTACTCATAAATTTTGTGCACCAGAGTTCATCTGATAATATGACAAACACTTCACTTAATGGGTTTTAATCAGACACATAACACATTTGAATTGCATcctagtttaaaattttaagttgtcTCCTACATAACATAAAATTCAAACCTCGGCGAGTATGTAAAATTCAAACCTCAATAACTAGATAAATAAAAGTCACTTggatgctttattttttttcattcttacaATGGgataaatactaaaaagaacaagaatcaCATACCACATCAATGGGAACGAAGACAGCTTGAGAACAAAGTGATGCTGACATGCCAGCAATACCATTTGCTAAGGCTGCTTGTGAAGGTTCAGAGAATTTAAATGGCTCAACCATCTTAAAAGCAGCTGCTTTCGTGGTCTCCAATGCAGTAAGAAAGATAATTCTGGTAGGAATTGCACCAGTGACGACAGTACCAAATCCTCTATAGAGACCAGGAACCCCATCTGTTTTCAGTATCCCTCTAATAACAGAAGATGCACTTTTCTCAACAGTATCCTTCGTAGCAACCTGAAGTCTAGTTTTTATAACAGACATGGGATACAGTGCCACTGTCACCCCAGTAAATATACCGGCTCCTACAACATAAAACTTAGTCTTATCGAGCCTGCAAGATAACAGGTAGCGAAAATAAGCCAATGAAGATGCAAATTTAGGATTCAAATGAGatataatgtttaaaaaaaaaaaaaaaaccttctcaaGTCTTGTATTTCCCATCATgaaaatattcattataatcGCAAACACTCCTAAacccaattaaagaaaaagaaaaggaaaaagaaagacatTCAAGTGACCATACAATTcgttttagaaataaaaaaacagaaaccacGCTCATCATGCTGGTTTCTTGGATTCCTTAAATCATCCATAATAAATACACTATACTGATgcaaaaacatgaatatatatTGGCGCCATAAGGGAATGAAGCGAAAACCTCATGTGGGTCTGTCTATTCCAAAGTATCTAtttacaatatatttaaaacaacaacaaaaacaaataaattaagaaaccCATCAAGCCATTTTCATGTAATTTCTACTTTTCcaagaaataattataaaaaccaaGCGTACAAGGATCTTCATTTTCCGGttcaaaaaacaagataaaaagccAATATGATAAATCCATGATAATGTAAATgagtaaagaagaaaagagaagggaatTACTTGTCCCAGTTGATCTCGGTGGTCTGTCCAAGCGATGATGCtgccatttgatttgatttggttgAATCTGAGGAGCTTTCAGAATATAACtctacaaaattaaatacaaaaaaatgggAAGGGAAAGGAAATCAAGAACGCATTATTGTGcttatttttcaaagttatAGCAAAAGATAATTCAATTCTTGAATTGAATTGGTAAAAGCTAAAGAAATGctgctacataaaaaaaaaatgaaagaaaaagaaataaagaaagaatagtggacttttcttttttttatttatactcttttttattttattatattgcgcttattttcttattaaaaaaaaaaaaaaccgcgcGCAAACAAAGAAtggtcttgttttatttttatttttttattttcaattaagccgACGCGGCTTTATGATTGACCCGGAAATTAGGTTTGGTTTGGACGGTGAGCTGATTTGATTGGAAGAAGGGTAAATCATGTGGTTAAAGGTTTCATCCTGGGGCGGACCTATGCTGGCCCAGCATTTAGCATATGGATttacctcttttattttttatttataaatttaccgagttttttaaattaaaaaaatttgtcctaaagtgatttttactttccataaatagttttttatcatAGAATCTCTATAAAATCAGCTTTATATGTATTATTTACTTTGAAAATGAAgtgatatttcttttaattcttattttttttcttttaaagatcaTTCACAAAgtattaactataaaaaatgaaaattacatggaattaataagtttttaataatatctatgGGAAATAtagagttttttaataaattacatGGAATTAAACCCACTATCCttttattacaaagaaaaataggtttttgtctaaaaaaataaataaataaaattcttgcATATGattaaaaatcctttttttttctttaaaaaaatctaaaatattttgacatgtttaaaaaatatattacatgaatttacaacaatttttttgtgATGGTTCTATGGTGTGGCACAGGCCACATCTAATAACTTATACTAACAGAGGGAATCCTGAACTTAGACAAATATTCAAATCCAATCATACCTTTTGATAGTAcacaaagtttttttaaaaagtaatttgctGCTGCTTGGGCTTGTAAAGCCTAAACGGCAACCTTTGTTGCCTTAATTCTGTTTGGGTCGAGGCCCAAACAATGGCACCCATGTTATTTAAGCCCGGTCTAAATAAACTACATCtcacactttttttcttttttcttctgcaTGTTCTGATGTATTTTTTCGAGTTTCGAGTTTAAGACAATTTTCTTACAAGTATAAAATGAAACTAGTGTCGGTGGCCCGCTGCGTAGCGTTGAACAGCAGGTAGCTGTCAGCTACTAAAAATTTCTGCAGAAGCACGcctaaaattatgattattcaTTAATTGAAGTCAGGTACCCAGAACTGAAGAACTCCATTAATTTTCTAACATCACAGTAATAAACAATTGTCATGCATCCCATTTTTATAATCAGTCAAGTAGAATTGTAAAGGCTTGAACTAAGTAAATCTATCTGAATCAGTCAAGTatcaaaaattatgttttttaatcacCGAAATCAATGGCAATTAATTGCGTTTACTTcactaaaacataataaatggcTCAAAGACCACTCTCTTTACTGTGTCTTGAACAAAACAAAGTACTTGTTTCTCCCATAATGAGTTTCCTCTCGAAATCAACTGTTCTGCTTCTGTTTGTGCTTTGCTGCACCAGCTTCACTTCAACAGGTGTGCAAgatcttctccttttcttatgTTAAGGCTTTGGTCTTTCCAGTGACGGAGTCTTTAGTTATtacatttgttgtttttgtggCAATGGGGTTTTAGACTTCAGTCTGTTCACAGATTTTGTTTCCTTGAAAGTATAATTATGTTGATGCTAATGGGTTGTCATTGTAGTCCTCAGCCTCCTCTACATAGCTTTTACCATGAATTCGCGTATTCTATTTGGGACTTCGTCCTAGCATGATTATTAAATATGAACATACAGCTAACGGGCTTTCACTGCACCATTGAGCCTTTCCAATTTTACGATCTAAAATCTTAATTTCTACCATGGATTCGAATTCTGTTTTTGGTTTCTTCATTTCAGTATGATTATTCATTGTGGAAATACAACTAAAAGGAGAGTATTGGACTCTTTTGTATTCCCTTAAGTGGCGCAACATATGATATTTTCCTTCCAccttctattttcttcttttctgatGGTTAAGTTTCTGATAGATTAGAGATAAGATATACTcacaatttcattttaattgttgGCTTCTACATGTTTTAAGCTCTCAGTCGTTCTCCCTATCAGTTTATGACGTGCCTAATTCCTTCATATAACTACTTTTGCTGCCATTGTCTCGTAACACAAGAAGCTGTTTATCAAATTTTCAGAAGCCTATGATGCTCTTGATCCAAATgggaatattacaataaaatggGACGTTGTGAACTGGACTCCTGATGGCTACGTAGTAAGTATCGATCACTGTACATATATTCAATCGAAGCCCAATTAGTATAGCAGGCAATGGATGCACTCTAAATTTGGTGTTTTTGCTAGATTATGTAAAATATCCAGCTGCAGGTGGTTTTTGGGAGGTTATGATGCTGTTGATTAATATAATCAGTCCTCCACCATGTGTATTTTTAATGACCATTTACTTGAGGTCTTGAGAGTTTCTTGAGCCTGGTAGCTTCACGTTGTTTACAAGTTTTAGGGCAGTTAAAGTTTTCCAAAGCCAcgaatcaataataattttggttATCTTTTCGTTGCAGTAGTTTCATTTGCTAGCATCCATTGAAGTCGTAGTTTCTCTTGAGCATCTTATATCTTTGGTTAGCTAACATCTTCATGAATGGATAGGCTGTCGTCACAATCTACAACTACCAGCAGTATCGCCACATGGAAGCACCAGGTTGGTCACTAGGATGGACATGGGCAAATAATGAGGTAATATGGAGCATGTTTGGAGGCCAAACAACAGAGCAAGGAGATTGTTCAAGATTCAAAGGCAACATTCCACGTTGCTGTAAGAAGAGTCCAACAGTTGTAGATTTATCGCCAAGGACTCCTCGCAACCAAAAGATTGCAAATTGCTGCAAAGGGGGGTTAATCAGCTCGATGGTGCAAGATCCAGCTAATGCAGCAAGCTCATTCCAGCTCAGTGTGGGTGCAGCTGGAACTACCAACGAAACAATCAGGATACCTAAGAAATTCACTCTGAAGACACCAGGACCTGGTTATACATGTGGTCCTGCAAAAATTGTCAGACCTACTAGATTTATATCTGCAGATAAAAGGAGAGTCACACAAGCTTTGAGTAAGAACAATAGTACTGAAGAGATGTTGGATCTCTAAAATTTATGCGATTCAATGAATTTTAGTTTAAAGAGCAAATTGGAAAATTCACAAGAACCAATGCCTGCCTGCTTAACTGATTTTAAAACTGCTTCCGAGGAATAACTTCTGAAAATTTTGTATTGCAGTGACCTGGAATATTACATGCACATACTCACAATTCCTGGTTCACAAGGCTCCTACTTGCTGTGTCTCCCTCTCATCTTTCCACAACAAGACAATAGCACCCTGCCCGACATGTTCTTGTGGCTGCCGAAGAAACAACACAGTTTCAAGGGGCTGTGTAGAGTAAGTTCCCTCCCAGGAATATGCTAGTTCTAGTTTCTTCGAGATATATTAAATTTACTATCACTTTACAATATCTTGTTTGCAGTCCAAAATCACCTCATGTTCCAGGTCCAGGCCAAAAGAACACCATCACGCCTCTTGTCCAATGCACGAGCCATATGTGCCCAATCAAAATTCAATGGCATCTTAAGCTCAACTACAAGGATTACTGGAGAGCTACGATCATAATTACAAATTTGAATTATCATATGAACTATACACAATGGAACTTAGTTGTTCAGCACCCCAATTTCGACAATTTGACGCAGGTTTTCGGCTCTAAATACAAAGCATTAACTTCTCTTTCAACTACTAGTAAGTCGCCTATCTCCCTGTGGTTAATCTTCCAcgcttcatttatttattattgcatCTTTTTTATCACTGGAATGAAAGAAAAGGGGTTGAAACTTTTCGGACACCACAGATGATACTGCCATGCTGTGGGGAATCAAGCACTACAACGACGTGCTGATGCAAGCTGGTCGTCATGGTAAAGTTCATTTAGAGTTGCTTTTCCGAAAAGACAAGGCAACGTTTACTTCCAAGAAGGGCTGGGCCTTCCCTCAGAGAATCCATTTCAATGGCGATCGTTGTGTCATGCCTCCTCCGGATGCCTATCCCCTGGTTGCCTAGTGCTAGTTCGACCACCTTAATTCCTCGCTTCTCGTTTATTCTAATAATGGCTTTCTTAAATTTCCTTTTTTGCACTGGTTTACTTACGTAGATTCTCAAGGTTCACTACAAGACCTGGCAATCTGCCTAATCTGAGGGTGCATTGGAAGCCAATAATGGCAAAGACAATGGCTGTATGGATGGCATTTAGCATTTCAATCAGTTCAAGATGTTttgtcataaattatttcaatgcaGAATGGCTTGTGCCGATGTATTGTTGGTATTTGGTGGACGAATTCACTGGCATTTTGACTATATGCTATGAAACTTTAAACCATATAAAGAAGTCTAAATTTAAATGAGAATTCAATCATGAACATGGAGATTATATCAAAAGCATCCGTTCTGTAGAAAAGACATTTTATGGCCATCAATCTTTCACAACCCTCCCCTTTCGTCTGTGACAGGCTATACGAACCTGAACTAGCCTGAGTTAGACTTCAGTCTATTTTTGCTTATCCAGGACCTAGCCAGCATCGATCATTGAAGTCGAATTTGGAGCCTGAACTGCAGGCTTTTCGGGCTAGTCTTCAGCCTTATGAAGAGGTTTTTTAGCCGGAACTACGAAAATACGAACATGTTCAACTAACAATAAGGTTGCAATCTTCGTTAACGAACATGTTCACGAAGTAAGATGAATCTTCAAACTGTTTAAGTATGTGTAAACAATCAATTACGAGGTAAaaggaaaacactaaaaaatggaataaaaaagaaggaagataTAGATTAACAGTTGTGTATTCTATAATTTCTTaatgaattatattaaattaaaaaaataaaataaactccaTTAGTTTATTATTGTAGGGCTAGACTCATTATACTGTAAATTGTTACGGTGAAATTACATCGGAAAAATCAAATGGCAATTTTATTTTCCCTCTTTTGTTCATTTTTCCACGAAACAGAGATTCGAACTTGTATACTATGCATACAATGGACAGATTCGAGATTCAATGGCTTCGAGATTGTGCATTTTGTTACaaaatttttcttgttctttgcttattttacttctttttttttttaatc
This DNA window, taken from Populus alba chromosome 17, ASM523922v2, whole genome shotgun sequence, encodes the following:
- the LOC118042702 gene encoding uncharacterized protein; the protein is MAASSLGQTTEINWDKLDKTKFYVVGAGIFTGVTVALYPMSVIKTRLQVATKDTVEKSASSVIRGILKTDGVPGLYRGFGTVVTGAIPTRIIFLTALETTKAAAFKMVEPFKFSEPSQAALANGIAGMSASLCSQAVFVPIDVISQKLMVQGYSGHEKYNGGLDVARKIIRTDGIRGFYRGFGLSVMTYSPSSAVWWASYGSSQRIIWRLIGQGTDREGAGPSESTIMLVQATGGIIAGATASCITTPLDTIKTRLQVMSLERRSSARQVVKSLIKDDGWTGFYRGLGPRFFSMSAWGTTMILAYEYLKRLCAKDE
- the LOC118042703 gene encoding protein COBRA isoform X1, giving the protein MSFLSKSTVLLLFVLCCTSFTSTEAYDALDPNGNITIKWDVVNWTPDGYVAVVTIYNYQQYRHMEAPGWSLGWTWANNEVIWSMFGGQTTEQGDCSRFKGNIPRCCKKSPTVVDLSPRTPRNQKIANCCKGGLISSMVQDPANAASSFQLSVGAAGTTNETIRIPKKFTLKTPGPGYTCGPAKIVRPTRFISADKRRVTQALMTWNITCTYSQFLVHKAPTCCVSLSSFHNKTIAPCPTCSCGCRRNNTVSRGCVDPKSPHVPGPGQKNTITPLVQCTSHMCPIKIQWHLKLNYKDYWRATIIITNLNYHMNYTQWNLVVQHPNFDNLTQVFGSKYKALTSLSTTNDTAMLWGIKHYNDVLMQAGRHGKVHLELLFRKDKATFTSKKGWAFPQRIHFNGDRCVMPPPDAYPLVA
- the LOC118042703 gene encoding protein COBRA isoform X2; the encoded protein is MSFLSKSTVLLLFVLCCTSFTSTEAYDALDPNGNITIKWDVVNWTPDGYVAVVTIYNYQQYRHMEAPGWSLGWTWANNEVIWSMFGGQTTEQGDCSRFKGNIPRCCKKSPTVVDLSPRTPRNQKIANCCKGGLISSMVQDPANAASSFQLSVGAAGTTNETIRIPKKFTLKTPGPGYTCGPAKIVRPTRFISADKRRVTQALMTWNITCTYSQFLVHKAPTCCVSLSSFHNKTIAPCPTCSCGCRRNNTVSRGCVESRPKEHHHASCPMHEPYVPNQNSMAS